A region of uncultured Anaeromusa sp. DNA encodes the following proteins:
- a CDS encoding sensor histidine kinase KdpD translates to MKQERERKKPEDWLEQIAREKKGELTVFLGASAGVGKTYAMLETAHERLLEGQNVIVGWIETHGRKETEKLSAGIPKTEPKKILYREREWLEMDVDAILALHPDIVLVDELAHTNIPGSRYVRRFQDVEELLAGGIDVYTTLNIQHIESLNDVVAKITGVVVRETVPDSIIEQAAVVELIDLPPEKLLKRLHEGKVYVAEQAQQAVRKFFRPGNLNALRELALRYTARRVDQELSAYMRAHGIPGPWPAAERVMVCVSASPFSAELIRAAKRLAGGLQAEWLAVYVESSSQRAALGDEESARVSRNLKLAEELGAKIITVVSSEPAEEILSLAKNHNITAIVVGKTRKTAWWQRWQRSIVDEILKGSSGISVHVIQAEDEKVKVPVIAIKHPLTPFAWQEHGKALFLVALVTVVLWLLQEQVDAASIVLIYQLPTLLSAFWWGRWEAYSSAVASVLVFDYLFVEPVFTFAVSDIKHLWSFLAFWGLAVVIGRRTEQMRLDLKLSRQREKSARFLYEFSSEMAGTVEKNVVAERLSLQVAETLGRETLVFLPVKDRLELWARHSGERSRQGLNLNPPEAAEMAVANWCFEHGQAAGRATEILPSADYLHVPLRSQERVMGVFSVRLDESKVTQEERRLIDAWAALAALTLERASLAEEARKAALWSESDRLRTALFNSVSHELRTPLTSILGAIQTLLLCRDRCDEGQLQEMLQAISEGATRMERVVSNLLDTARLESGMMQLKADWCDLEDILGVVLRRLEGAVHSREILVKMEPELPMIWGDCVLLEQVIVNLLDNACKYSPVDTPVEIRVSKAADEVKLEVLDRGTGMAQEELELVFEKFYRAPRTHASKPGGTGLGLSICKGIVEAHHGRIEAANREAGGAIFRVYLPVKKEEEAVSL, encoded by the coding sequence ATGAAGCAAGAGCGGGAAAGAAAAAAACCAGAAGACTGGTTGGAGCAGATCGCTCGCGAAAAAAAAGGCGAGCTGACGGTGTTCTTAGGTGCGTCGGCAGGGGTCGGGAAAACCTATGCCATGCTGGAAACGGCTCATGAACGATTGTTGGAAGGCCAAAACGTTATTGTTGGCTGGATTGAGACGCATGGCCGGAAAGAAACGGAGAAACTGTCGGCCGGCATTCCTAAAACGGAGCCGAAAAAAATACTCTATCGGGAGAGGGAATGGCTGGAAATGGATGTGGACGCTATTTTGGCGCTGCATCCGGATATTGTTTTGGTAGATGAACTGGCTCATACAAACATTCCCGGCAGTCGTTATGTAAGGCGCTTTCAGGATGTGGAGGAACTGCTGGCTGGCGGCATAGATGTCTATACGACGCTCAACATCCAGCACATTGAAAGCCTGAATGATGTGGTGGCTAAAATTACGGGCGTCGTTGTGCGCGAAACCGTGCCGGATTCCATTATCGAACAGGCGGCGGTAGTGGAACTCATTGACCTGCCGCCGGAGAAGCTGCTCAAGCGGTTGCATGAAGGTAAAGTATATGTAGCGGAGCAGGCGCAGCAGGCGGTGCGTAAGTTTTTTCGTCCGGGGAATCTAAATGCGCTGCGCGAGTTGGCGCTGCGCTATACGGCTCGCCGAGTGGATCAGGAGTTGAGCGCTTATATGCGGGCTCATGGCATTCCTGGTCCGTGGCCTGCGGCGGAGAGGGTCATGGTTTGCGTCAGCGCTAGTCCATTTTCCGCGGAGCTGATTCGCGCGGCAAAGCGGCTGGCGGGTGGTCTGCAAGCGGAATGGCTGGCGGTATATGTAGAAAGCTCTTCGCAGCGAGCGGCTCTTGGCGATGAAGAGAGCGCCCGGGTCAGTCGGAATTTGAAGCTGGCTGAGGAACTAGGAGCTAAAATCATAACCGTTGTGAGTTCAGAACCGGCTGAAGAAATCCTGTCTTTGGCCAAAAATCATAACATAACGGCTATTGTTGTTGGAAAAACCCGCAAAACAGCCTGGTGGCAGCGTTGGCAAAGATCTATTGTCGACGAGATTTTGAAGGGAAGCTCGGGTATCAGCGTGCATGTTATTCAGGCGGAGGACGAAAAGGTCAAAGTGCCTGTTATTGCGATAAAACATCCCTTGACGCCTTTTGCCTGGCAAGAGCATGGCAAGGCGCTTTTCTTAGTGGCCTTGGTGACGGTGGTGCTCTGGTTGCTTCAAGAACAGGTGGATGCTGCCAGTATTGTTCTCATCTACCAACTCCCTACGTTATTGAGCGCCTTTTGGTGGGGGCGTTGGGAGGCTTATAGCAGCGCGGTTGCCAGTGTCTTGGTTTTTGACTATCTTTTTGTGGAGCCTGTTTTTACATTTGCTGTTTCTGACATCAAGCATCTGTGGAGCTTCCTTGCTTTTTGGGGCTTGGCTGTCGTTATTGGCCGACGGACGGAGCAAATGCGTCTCGATTTGAAATTGTCCCGGCAACGGGAAAAAAGTGCGCGCTTTTTATATGAATTCAGCAGTGAGATGGCGGGTACCGTGGAGAAAAACGTAGTGGCGGAGCGGCTTTCTTTGCAGGTGGCGGAGACGTTGGGGCGGGAGACGTTGGTGTTTTTGCCGGTGAAAGACCGCTTGGAGTTGTGGGCTCGCCATAGTGGCGAACGGAGCCGGCAAGGTCTGAATTTGAATCCCCCGGAAGCCGCGGAAATGGCGGTTGCTAACTGGTGTTTTGAACATGGACAAGCGGCAGGGCGAGCGACGGAAATTTTGCCTAGTGCCGATTATTTGCATGTGCCGCTGCGGAGTCAGGAGCGGGTGATGGGTGTTTTTAGCGTACGCTTAGATGAAAGCAAGGTTACCCAAGAAGAACGGCGACTCATTGACGCATGGGCGGCTTTGGCGGCCCTTACTCTGGAGCGGGCTTCGTTGGCGGAAGAAGCGCGCAAGGCAGCTCTTTGGAGCGAGTCTGACCGATTGCGAACAGCGCTGTTTAATTCGGTATCTCATGAACTGCGGACGCCCTTAACGTCTATTTTAGGAGCTATTCAGACGCTGCTCCTCTGTCGGGATCGTTGCGATGAGGGGCAGCTCCAAGAAATGTTGCAAGCCATCAGTGAAGGGGCGACGCGCATGGAACGGGTTGTCTCTAATCTGCTGGATACGGCGCGTCTGGAAAGCGGTATGATGCAATTGAAAGCGGACTGGTGCGACTTAGAAGATATTTTGGGGGTGGTGCTGCGCCGTTTGGAGGGGGCTGTCCATTCCCGAGAAATTTTAGTCAAAATGGAGCCGGAGCTGCCGATGATTTGGGGAGACTGCGTTCTCTTGGAACAGGTTATAGTAAATTTGTTGGATAATGCGTGCAAGTATTCGCCGGTTGATACGCCGGTTGAAATTCGCGTGTCCAAGGCGGCAGATGAA
- the kdpC gene encoding potassium-transporting ATPase subunit KdpC, with product MMGILKTGARLLCILTLLTGGVYPLVLTGLAQAIFPEQAQGSLVVEGGQVRGSLLIGQSFQSERYFHGRPSAGGYDGLLSGGSNAGPLASKLHEEVGQRATQVRKEESLTPQQLVPADLVTASASGLDPHISPEAAMLQVQRVAQARGLSPRQVEMLVHETLEERHGGFLGERRVNVLKLNQRLDRD from the coding sequence ATGATGGGTATCTTGAAAACAGGCGCAAGGCTGCTGTGCATTTTGACGCTTTTAACCGGAGGCGTATATCCGCTGGTTTTGACCGGCTTGGCACAGGCAATCTTTCCGGAACAGGCGCAGGGAAGTCTAGTGGTTGAAGGGGGGCAGGTCCGTGGCTCGCTGCTAATCGGACAGTCCTTTCAAAGCGAACGCTACTTTCATGGACGACCATCGGCAGGCGGGTATGATGGCTTGCTTTCCGGTGGCTCGAATGCGGGCCCGTTAGCATCCAAACTGCATGAAGAAGTGGGGCAGCGGGCCACGCAGGTGCGGAAGGAAGAAAGTTTGACACCGCAGCAGCTCGTTCCTGCGGATTTGGTTACCGCTTCCGCCAGCGGTTTGGACCCGCATATTTCTCCGGAAGCGGCTATGCTTCAGGTGCAGCGCGTCGCCCAGGCGAGGGGACTGTCGCCGCGGCAGGTAGAAATGCTGGTGCATGAAACATTGGAAGAGCGGCATGGCGGATTTCTCGGTGAACGCCGGGTAAATGTGCTAAAATTAAACCAAAGATTAGACCGGGATTAA
- the kdpB gene encoding potassium-transporting ATPase subunit KdpB — MKKAQGFDRQLLIDAVWQAFYKMNPKVQLRNPVMFLVWVGCALTTVLLAASLYEGGSEIVYELQIIVWLWFTVFFANFAEAVAEGRGKAQANALRGTRGQTPAKRWENGDWKPVDAASLRKGDVIYVQAGDTIPSDGEILEGMATVDESAITGESAPVIRESGGDRSSVTGGTRILSDWLKVKVSVNPGETFLDRMISLVEGAKRGKTPNEIALTILLIGLTIIFLAVVVTLQPFALYAKTSLSLTTLVALLVCLIPTTIGGLLSAIGIAGMDRLLQRNVLAMSGRAIEAAGDVNVLLLDKTGTITLGNRMATQFLPAPGVTEEELADAAQLASLADETPEGRSIVVLAKERFNLRERELTGLSAEFVPFTAQTRMSGVNVQGREIRKGAVQAMADHIRVCGGKWPEEVVKTADAIANKGGTPLVVADDKKVLGVVYLKDVVKGGIRERFQELRRMGIKTVMITGDNQLTAAAIAAEAGVDDFLAEATPEDKLALIRSYQQKGMLVAMTGDGTNDAPALAQADVGVAMNSGTQAAKEAGNMVDMDSNPTKLIEVVEIGKQLLMTRGSLTTFSIANDVAKYFAIIPALFMGTYPILGDLNIMGLATPQSAVLSAVIFNALIIIALIPLALRGVAYRPEGAAAVLRRNLLLYGGGGLVVPFLGIKVIDCILALLGVA; from the coding sequence GTGAAAAAAGCACAAGGCTTTGACCGGCAACTACTCATAGATGCGGTATGGCAGGCTTTTTATAAAATGAACCCCAAGGTGCAGCTTCGCAATCCTGTGATGTTTTTAGTCTGGGTAGGCTGCGCCTTGACCACGGTTTTATTGGCTGCAAGCCTATATGAGGGCGGCAGTGAAATAGTGTATGAGCTGCAAATTATTGTGTGGCTTTGGTTTACGGTGTTTTTTGCCAATTTTGCCGAAGCGGTCGCCGAAGGGCGCGGCAAAGCGCAGGCTAACGCGTTGCGAGGAACGCGTGGGCAGACACCAGCGAAACGTTGGGAGAATGGCGACTGGAAGCCGGTGGATGCTGCCTCGCTTCGCAAGGGTGATGTCATTTATGTGCAAGCAGGCGATACGATTCCCAGTGATGGGGAGATTTTAGAAGGTATGGCGACTGTGGATGAGAGCGCCATTACCGGGGAGTCGGCGCCGGTAATCCGTGAATCCGGCGGTGATCGCTCTTCGGTGACGGGGGGGACCCGGATTTTATCGGATTGGCTGAAGGTGAAGGTCAGCGTCAATCCGGGGGAAACCTTTTTGGATCGCATGATTTCTTTAGTAGAAGGAGCTAAGCGAGGCAAGACGCCGAATGAGATTGCCTTGACCATTTTGCTGATTGGTTTGACGATTATATTTTTGGCAGTAGTGGTCACGCTCCAGCCCTTTGCTCTTTATGCCAAGACCAGTCTTTCATTGACGACGCTTGTTGCTCTTTTGGTCTGCCTGATTCCGACTACTATTGGCGGGCTGTTGTCCGCCATCGGCATTGCCGGTATGGACCGGCTGCTGCAGCGCAATGTGCTGGCGATGTCAGGTCGAGCTATTGAGGCGGCAGGGGATGTCAACGTGCTGCTTTTAGATAAGACCGGTACGATTACCTTGGGCAACCGGATGGCAACACAGTTTTTGCCTGCGCCGGGCGTCACGGAAGAAGAACTGGCAGATGCTGCGCAGCTGGCCTCGTTGGCGGACGAGACACCCGAAGGGCGGAGTATTGTGGTGCTGGCTAAAGAACGTTTTAATTTGCGCGAACGAGAATTGACTGGCTTAAGCGCGGAATTTGTTCCTTTTACAGCGCAGACGCGGATGAGCGGGGTAAATGTTCAAGGGAGAGAGATTCGTAAAGGCGCCGTACAGGCGATGGCGGACCATATTCGGGTCTGCGGCGGAAAGTGGCCGGAAGAAGTAGTGAAGACGGCGGATGCGATTGCCAACAAGGGCGGCACGCCGTTGGTCGTGGCGGACGATAAAAAAGTGCTGGGCGTGGTTTATCTGAAAGATGTAGTCAAGGGCGGCATTCGCGAACGTTTTCAGGAATTGCGGCGTATGGGGATCAAGACTGTCATGATTACCGGCGATAATCAACTTACGGCGGCGGCCATTGCGGCAGAAGCAGGAGTGGATGATTTCTTGGCAGAAGCTACGCCAGAAGACAAACTGGCCTTAATTCGTTCGTATCAGCAAAAGGGGATGCTTGTGGCTATGACTGGGGACGGAACGAATGACGCCCCAGCGCTGGCCCAAGCCGACGTAGGCGTGGCTATGAACAGCGGCACCCAAGCGGCGAAGGAAGCAGGCAATATGGTGGACATGGATAGCAATCCGACCAAACTCATTGAAGTGGTGGAAATTGGCAAACAGCTGTTAATGACAAGAGGCTCGCTAACTACGTTCAGCATTGCTAACGACGTGGCCAAGTATTTTGCTATTATTCCGGCGTTGTTCATGGGCACGTATCCGATTTTGGGGGATTTGAACATTATGGGGTTGGCTACGCCCCAAAGTGCGGTACTAAGCGCTGTTATTTTCAATGCCTTGATTATCATTGCCTTGATTCCTTTGGCGTTGCGGGGCGTGGCCTACCGCCCGGAAGGAGCGGCGGCGGTGTTGCGGCGCAACTTGCTTTTATACGGCGGCGGCGGTTTAGTAGTTCCTTTCCTTGGCATCAAAGTGATTGACTGCATCTTGGCTCTACTGGGAGTGGCCTAG
- the kdpA gene encoding potassium-transporting ATPase subunit KdpA gives MGYDLILLFLFLVVLLTLAWPLGHYLVRVFQQEATLLDRILLPVEKIIYRASGIQPQEDMSWQRYAGSLVAFNLLGCAVVFALQLLQGGLPLNPQGLPGLESWPLAFNTAVSFMTNTNWQAYSGESTLSYFTQMMALTVQNFLSAATGLAVAVALIRGLQRQEEKGIGNFWVDLTRSVLWVLLPLSLLLALVLVQQGVIQNLAAYVQAVTLEGAEQILPMGPVASQEAIKMLGTNGGGFFNANSAHPFENPTAVTNFLEMLAIFLLPTSLVFCYGFWCGNVRQGYAILGAMVTLFVLFFSVMYASEQAGNPNLAAWGLTGPTAMEGKEVRFGLGGSSLFATITTAASCGAVNAMHDSLTPLGGMAAMLQMLIGEVVIGGVGAGFYGMLCFVLLTVFIVGLMVGRTPEYLGKKIEAYEMKMVVLAVLIPALTVLFGTMTAVLTQAGVAGVLNEGPHGFSEILYAFASTAGNNGSAFAGLSADSLFYNVILALAMLLGRFGVILPILAVAGSLARKKAVPVSAGTFATDQPLFSFLLMGVVLIVGALTFLPALVLGPVVEQMLLW, from the coding sequence ATGGGATATGATCTGATTTTATTATTCTTGTTTTTGGTTGTGCTGCTGACCTTAGCTTGGCCGTTAGGACATTATCTAGTTCGCGTTTTTCAACAGGAAGCTACGTTATTAGATCGGATTTTGCTTCCCGTTGAAAAAATTATCTATCGAGCCAGCGGGATTCAGCCACAGGAGGATATGAGCTGGCAGCGTTATGCTGGATCGTTAGTGGCTTTTAATCTGCTGGGCTGTGCGGTTGTTTTTGCTTTGCAGCTGTTGCAAGGCGGACTGCCTTTAAATCCCCAAGGCTTGCCTGGTCTAGAGTCGTGGCCGTTGGCCTTTAATACGGCGGTCAGCTTTATGACCAATACTAACTGGCAAGCGTATAGCGGCGAAAGTACGCTATCCTATTTTACGCAGATGATGGCGTTAACGGTGCAGAATTTTCTTTCCGCCGCGACGGGCCTCGCTGTGGCTGTGGCTTTGATTCGGGGGCTGCAGCGCCAGGAGGAAAAAGGCATCGGCAATTTCTGGGTGGATTTGACGCGAAGCGTACTGTGGGTTTTGCTGCCCCTTTCGTTGCTTTTGGCGTTGGTGTTGGTGCAGCAAGGGGTTATCCAGAACCTAGCTGCTTATGTACAGGCGGTGACGCTGGAGGGGGCGGAGCAAATTCTGCCAATGGGGCCGGTAGCTTCGCAAGAAGCCATCAAGATGTTGGGAACCAATGGCGGCGGCTTTTTCAACGCCAACTCAGCGCATCCTTTTGAAAATCCAACTGCCGTTACGAACTTTTTAGAAATGCTGGCTATTTTCTTATTGCCGACTTCTTTAGTGTTTTGCTACGGCTTTTGGTGTGGCAATGTCCGGCAGGGCTATGCTATTTTGGGCGCAATGGTAACATTGTTTGTGTTGTTTTTTAGTGTCATGTACGCTAGTGAACAGGCCGGAAATCCGAATTTGGCGGCATGGGGGCTGACGGGGCCGACGGCCATGGAAGGCAAGGAAGTGCGTTTCGGTCTAGGCGGTTCTTCGTTGTTCGCTACGATTACGACCGCCGCTTCTTGCGGCGCCGTCAATGCGATGCATGACAGCTTGACTCCCTTGGGCGGGATGGCGGCGATGCTGCAAATGCTGATTGGCGAAGTGGTCATTGGCGGCGTGGGCGCCGGTTTTTACGGCATGCTCTGTTTTGTGCTGCTGACCGTCTTTATTGTGGGGCTTATGGTGGGACGCACGCCGGAGTATTTGGGCAAAAAAATCGAAGCCTATGAAATGAAAATGGTGGTACTGGCGGTGTTGATCCCGGCACTGACGGTTCTTTTTGGCACGATGACGGCAGTACTGACACAAGCAGGGGTGGCAGGCGTTTTAAACGAAGGACCTCATGGCTTTAGCGAGATTCTTTACGCCTTTGCTTCGACGGCGGGGAATAACGGCAGCGCCTTTGCCGGCTTGAGCGCGGACAGTCTTTTTTACAACGTGATTTTGGCGTTGGCTATGTTGCTGGGACGCTTCGGCGTGATTTTGCCGATTTTGGCAGTTGCAGGCAGCTTGGCCCGTAAAAAAGCGGTGCCCGTTTCGGCAGGCACCTTTGCTACGGATCAGCCGTTGTTTTCTTTCTTGCTTATGGGGGTCGTCCTTATTGTCGGGGCCTTGACTTTTTTGCCGGCCCTGGTGCTGGGGCCGGTTGTGGAGCAAATGCTGCTATGGTAG